TTGATTGTTCTCCTGCTTTTATACTTAAGGCCGATTTACGCGCTAAACGTTTAACGTTTTTGTTAAGCTTGAAGCTGTAACTTCTTGGTCTTGGACCGAACATACGACCACCACCTTTGAAAACTCCAGACTTAATACTACCAGCTCTCGCGGTACCAGTTCCTTTTTGCTTTTTAATCTTACGAGTACTTCCAGAAATCTCAGCACGCTCTTTCGCTTTGTGAGTTCCTTGTCTTTGGTTTGCTAAATATTGTTTAACATCCAAATATACTGCGTGATTATTAGGCTCAATAGCAAATACATCTTGAGAAAGGTCTGCCTTTCTTCCTGTATCTTTTCCGTTTATATCTAAAACTGCTACTTTCATTATTTTCTAATAATTACATAAGAATTTTTATGTCCAGGTATACAACCTTTAACAACTAGTAGATTTTTATCTGCTACTACTTTTAAAACTCTTAAATTTTCAACTTTTACTGAGTCTGTACCCATTCTTCCTGCCATGCGAATTCCTTTAAAAACTCTTGCAGGATACGAAGCAGCACCGATAGAACCAGGGGCTCTTAAACGGTTATGCTGACCGTGTGTTGCTTGTCCAACTCCACCAAATCCATGGCGCTTTACAACACCTTGGAAACCTTTTCCTTTTGATATTCCAGAAATATCAACAAACTCACCTTCTACAAAGTGCTCTACAGTGATTGCATCACCTAATTTGTACTCCTTATCAAAACCTTTGAATTCAACGATTTTGCGTTTTACAGAAGTCCCTGCTTTTTTAGCGTGACCTAAGTCAGCTTTAGTAGCACTTTTTTCTGTCGCGTCATCGAAACCAAGTTGAACGGCTTTATAACCATCAACTTCTTCAGTTCTGACTTGGGTAACGATACATGGTCCAGCTTCGATTACTGTACATGGAATGTTTTTTCCATTTTCATCGAAAATGCTGGTCATACCGATTTTTTTTCCAATTAACCCAGACATATTTATTATTTATTTATTGTTATTGACAAGTCGCGACTTGTCATTTTTATTCTATTTATGGTCAACTCGCGATTTGACCTTAAAAAAATTCAAGGCTGAAAATACATTTCAGCCTTGAATTGTATTTTACCGTTTTTCCTTAACCATCGTTAAGGACATTTTTACTTCCTGCGACAGCAGGAATCTCTTTTCTTTGAGATCCCGAAACAAGTTCGGGATGTAAATCAAAGTTTATACTTAAACTTTGATTTCCACTTCAACACCACTTGGTAATTCAAGTTTCATTAAAGCATCAATTGTTTTTGAAGACGAAGAATAGATATCTAATAATCTCTTATAAGAGCTTAATTGAAATTGTTCCCTAGCCTTTTTATTTACGTGTGGAGAACGTAATACAGTGAAAATTTTCTTGTTTGTTGGTAATGGAATTGGACCTGTTACCACCGCACCTGTACTTTTTACTGTTTTTACAATCTTATCAGCAGACTTGTCTACCAAATTGTGATCGTAAGACTTTAATTTTATTCTGATTTTTTGACTCATTTTCTTAGATTTTAAGCTTCAACGCCTTTTGCTGCTTTAATAACTGCTTCAGATATATTTGAAGGTGTTTCAGCATAATGTGAAAATTCCATAGTTGATGTTGCACGACCTGATGACAATGTTCTTAATGTAGTTACATAACCAAACATTTCTGATAATGGTACGTGTGCCTTTACAGTTTTTGCTCCTGCTCTGTCACCCATATCATTTACTTGTCCTCGACGTCTATTTAAATCACCAACAATATCACCCATATTTTCTTCTGGAGTAATAACCTCTAGTTTCATAATAGGCTCCATAATTACAGCTTTTGCAGCTTTTGCAGCAGCTTTAAATCCTAATTTTGCAGCTAATTCGAATGATAATTGATCAGAATCCACATCATGGTAAGAACCATCAGTTAATGTTACTTTCATAGCATCAACTTCGTATCCTGCTAATGGACCATTTTGCATAGCCATTTTAAATCCTTTTTCAATGGAAGGAATAAATTCTTTAGGAACGTTACCACCTTTAATTGCAGATATAAACTCTAGCCCTGTTTTACCTTCGTCAGCTGGCTCAAGTGTAAATACGATATCAGCGAATTTACCACGACCACCAGATTGTTTTTTATAAACTTCTCTGTGTTCAGCTTTACGAGTAATAGCTTCTTTGTATTCTACTTGTGGCGCACCTTGGTTTACTTCAACCTTAAATTCGCGACGTAAACGGTCCACAATAATATCTAAGTGAAGCTCACCCATACCAGAAATGATCGTTTGTCCTGACGCTTCATCAGTTCTAACTGTAA
This genomic window from Mariniflexile sp. TRM1-10 contains:
- the rplD gene encoding 50S ribosomal protein L4, yielding MKVAVLDINGKDTGRKADLSQDVFAIEPNNHAVYLDVKQYLANQRQGTHKAKERAEISGSTRKIKKQKGTGTARAGSIKSGVFKGGGRMFGPRPRSYSFKLNKNVKRLARKSALSIKAGEQSIVVLEDFNFDTAKTKNFTAILKALNLENKKSLFVLGGSNNNVYLSSRNLKGSEVITSSELNTYKILNASQVVLLEGALEGIETNLSK
- the rplC gene encoding 50S ribosomal protein L3, with protein sequence MSGLIGKKIGMTSIFDENGKNIPCTVIEAGPCIVTQVRTEEVDGYKAVQLGFDDATEKSATKADLGHAKKAGTSVKRKIVEFKGFDKEYKLGDAITVEHFVEGEFVDISGISKGKGFQGVVKRHGFGGVGQATHGQHNRLRAPGSIGAASYPARVFKGIRMAGRMGTDSVKVENLRVLKVVADKNLLVVKGCIPGHKNSYVIIRK
- the rpsJ gene encoding 30S ribosomal protein S10 encodes the protein MSQKIRIKLKSYDHNLVDKSADKIVKTVKSTGAVVTGPIPLPTNKKIFTVLRSPHVNKKAREQFQLSSYKRLLDIYSSSSKTIDALMKLELPSGVEVEIKV